Proteins from a genomic interval of Candidatus Babela massiliensis:
- a CDS encoding DNA-binding protein: MDKTKTLKKQKPSSKNILIYKVKPDIKSEPYEVGEIVLQEGFLGKAIAECLINNDPEGVLEVISIFIDLLNKSQLAKDAGMNRSSLYRALKGNPTIKTVAKVLHSAVSSNK, from the coding sequence ATGGACAAGACAAAGACATTAAAAAAGCAGAAACCATCGTCAAAAAATATCTTAATTTATAAAGTAAAGCCTGATATAAAGTCTGAACCTTATGAAGTTGGAGAAATAGTTTTACAAGAAGGATTTCTTGGTAAAGCTATAGCTGAATGCCTAATAAATAATGACCCAGAGGGTGTGCTTGAAGTTATTAGCATATTTATCGATCTATTAAATAAATCACAATTAGCTAAAGATGCAGGTATGAATCGCTCAAGTTTATATCGTGCCTTAAAAGGAAATCCTACTATTAAAACAGTAGCTAAAGTACTTCATAGTGCAGTTTCGTCTAATAAATAA
- a CDS encoding ankyrin repeat domain-containing protein, with amino-acid sequence MKNKSITLIILILNFYIQIFAQLVQESISQEQLNLESEGDNTYCASVKKNNWKEKEEKLITTVKNNSLFNPLRNFAQILNLSSNNKINNQLISLVEKVAKEYFAYEFKDLSLEELDQRLEQTLRYILNNKYDYCLEHDKILAKLIISGAAPNILINFKLYDKETNNEIIVCKRNLLMIIAESRLFINLMPLLIEYGINVNCKDNLKRNALMLAIINNNSDIAEFIILNTGIDINASDKLDRTALMYAACNGNIKILKLLIKKWAKINNVDCKNKSALMSAISKNNKRCVNALLESGADIHEKNIFGESSIIIACRKNNLEIVDILLKYEPNIDDQDNEGNTALMYAVKSGNKGIVELLAKRGANLKLINLEDDSALTIAIKEGQEEIVELLINLEKSELSFCLILASYLNNLNVAKKLIQEGADNNYRDISGNRALDYALKNNNRELVKMLLK; translated from the coding sequence ATGAAAAATAAGTCCATAACTTTAATTATATTAATCTTAAATTTTTATATACAAATTTTTGCACAACTTGTTCAAGAAAGCATTAGTCAAGAACAATTAAATTTAGAGAGTGAAGGTGATAATACATACTGTGCTTCAGTAAAAAAAAATAACTGGAAAGAAAAAGAAGAAAAACTTATAACAACTGTAAAAAATAATAGTCTATTTAATCCATTAAGAAATTTTGCGCAAATTTTAAATTTAAGTTCAAATAATAAAATAAATAATCAATTGATAAGTTTAGTAGAAAAAGTAGCAAAAGAATATTTTGCTTATGAATTTAAAGATTTATCTTTAGAGGAGCTTGATCAAAGGCTTGAACAAACTTTGAGATATATCTTAAATAATAAATATGATTATTGTTTAGAGCATGATAAAATTTTAGCCAAATTAATAATATCAGGTGCAGCACCTAATATTTTAATTAATTTTAAGCTTTATGATAAAGAAACAAATAATGAAATTATTGTATGCAAAAGAAACTTATTAATGATAATAGCTGAATCAAGATTATTTATTAATTTGATGCCTTTGCTTATAGAATATGGTATAAATGTTAATTGTAAAGATAATCTTAAGAGAAATGCTTTAATGTTAGCTATAATAAATAATAATAGTGATATAGCTGAATTTATTATACTAAATACTGGTATAGATATAAATGCATCAGATAAGTTAGATCGTACTGCACTGATGTATGCAGCTTGCAATGGTAATATAAAAATATTAAAACTTCTTATAAAAAAATGGGCAAAAATTAATAACGTTGATTGTAAAAATAAATCTGCCTTGATGAGTGCCATCTCTAAAAATAATAAAAGATGTGTCAATGCTCTTCTTGAATCAGGAGCTGATATCCATGAAAAAAATATATTTGGTGAGTCATCTATAATTATTGCTTGTCGTAAAAATAATTTGGAAATAGTTGATATTCTTCTTAAATATGAACCCAACATAGATGATCAAGATAATGAAGGTAATACTGCCTTAATGTACGCTGTTAAATCAGGTAATAAGGGTATTGTAGAATTGCTTGCTAAAAGAGGAGCCAATCTAAAACTTATTAACTTGGAAGATGATTCTGCTTTAACAATAGCAATTAAAGAAGGACAAGAAGAAATAGTAGAGCTTCTAATAAACCTAGAAAAATCTGAATTATCTTTTTGCTTAATTTTAGCTTCCTATTTAAATAATTTAAATGTAGCTAAAAAACTTATCCAAGAAGGTGCTGATAATAATTATAGAGATATATCAGGAAACAGAGCCTTAGATTATGCTCTTAAAAATAACAATAGAGAATTAGTAAAGATGCTTTTAAAATAA
- a CDS encoding ankyrin repeat domain-containing protein — MNKLKHLYILLLLVLFFNNNIISMGQPDYMKVEQESPLLRLPNELIVNIINQVILPQVKEAINNSWNNIFSEPKSIKINLQDDLQGLRCTSVHLYDLINDNFNSPSLKNYLNQLVKDLKQKQFDELFEALKHQSIEQYKGLPKDQLNEALIKILKKPIILVHEEDLKTVVKLILAGGTYVNDKNFYGYTALMKSSRHGYKEIVKILIKVDADINVQNKFGSTALMMASEFDYKEIVELLIESKVDINIKDYDGYTALMLASGNGHKYIVEMLIKAGANVDAKNNDGNTALMIASEKGYKDIVEILKEAESK; from the coding sequence ATGAACAAATTGAAACATTTATATATATTATTATTATTAGTTCTATTTTTTAATAATAATATTATCTCTATGGGACAACCAGATTATATGAAAGTTGAACAAGAGTCTCCATTGTTAAGACTCCCTAATGAACTTATTGTAAATATTATCAATCAAGTTATTTTGCCACAGGTTAAAGAAGCTATTAATAATAGTTGGAATAATATATTTAGTGAGCCTAAATCGATAAAAATTAATCTTCAAGATGATCTCCAAGGTCTTAGATGTACTTCTGTGCATTTGTATGATTTAATTAATGATAATTTCAATTCACCATCTTTAAAAAATTATTTAAATCAATTAGTAAAAGATTTAAAACAAAAACAATTTGATGAATTGTTTGAAGCATTAAAACATCAATCTATTGAACAATATAAAGGCTTACCTAAAGATCAACTTAATGAAGCTTTAATTAAGATATTGAAGAAACCTATAATCTTAGTGCATGAAGAAGATTTAAAAACCGTAGTTAAATTAATACTTGCAGGCGGTACTTATGTTAATGATAAAAATTTTTATGGTTATACAGCTTTAATGAAGTCATCACGTCATGGATATAAAGAGATAGTAAAAATACTAATAAAAGTAGATGCTGATATTAATGTTCAAAATAAATTTGGCAGTACAGCTTTAATGATGGCATCTGAATTTGATTATAAAGAGATAGTAGAATTACTTATTGAATCAAAAGTAGATATCAATATTAAAGATTATGATGGCTATACAGCTTTAATGCTGGCATCTGGAAATGGTCATAAATATATAGTAGAAATGTTAATAAAAGCAGGTGCTAATGTTGATGCTAAAAACAATGATGGCAATACAGCCCTAATGATAGCATCTGAAAAAGGTTATAAAGATATAGTTGAGATATTAAAAGAAGCAGAATCTAAATAA
- a CDS encoding ankyrin repeat domain-containing protein, producing the protein MNLKKLLILMIFGITTILNSMDYMDIDESLGLNSISNELQQYIISYVVEAQNLKDLIKNLLNLTCINRKFKLIAKDSDCINHLIKLYVRKYKDSKNILLEWENLVPQMKDSQLIYDITNALKLSGIDLNLKYKESDQAIENTIFFRCLSKNYINFLKILINVGINHAIEDEVSLNPIQAVINYIDNDQDVILLLNEFIKNGVDINSTNSKGLTALHISVEYERINIIDFLLENGAEIDIQCNKGNTPLMHGIEKNVQEEIINKLITCKSNFDIQNVKGKTALMLAIQQSYKNVIKILLEAKCQYDLKDHEDNTILHLTINKCDILKLLLEKLKYSNCINSKNKRGFTPLLHNIHDIESVKILLASNVDPNACSTLEGVTALLLAAKLGDINLVNLLLKYKANVNQQDIEGNTPLMIAIINNQIETVKILLDNGANPNINDKNGQNCLYITNNEDIINLIIESDKSLNDKQIQFIKAMRFNNKEQVLNLIEDGVDINTQNSFGETVLMWAVTNHHIDIIEILLKQENINLNLQNAVGNTALIIASRLNNLDIVKLLLNAKADPNILSSCNLYALSYAIGHDNNEIAELLLRANANPNLIALAIFYNRLDIIYKLIEYKANVNFEHPLIRAILNSRSEIVDILLNHGALINCVDQNGNTPLILAVDTENIEIVKLLLRHEVSINHKNNDGNTALHIAAFKGNIDIIKILLEKNADYQIKNNNNQTPYLTAIQNNKINSMKFLHELSYDKRNLTYAIPLSIKHNCIDALKILIESLKGHQNYTQIINMALNIAVKNLNETIVEYLIRCGANYNIKYENNMTPLIIAAALGYKPLVELLLKFEDLDINAQDITGNTALIWAITHKHKEIAYILMDHQAAINLKNKLGKSALDLIIDNQWNYFKK; encoded by the coding sequence ATGAATTTAAAAAAATTACTAATATTAATGATTTTTGGAATAACTACTATATTAAATAGTATGGATTATATGGATATAGATGAATCCTTAGGATTAAACAGTATATCCAATGAGCTCCAGCAATATATAATCAGTTATGTAGTAGAAGCTCAAAATTTAAAAGATCTCATTAAAAATTTACTTAATCTGACTTGTATAAATAGAAAATTCAAATTAATAGCAAAAGATAGTGATTGTATTAATCATTTGATTAAATTATATGTACGAAAATATAAAGATAGTAAAAATATATTACTTGAATGGGAGAATTTAGTTCCTCAAATGAAGGATTCTCAATTAATATATGATATTACCAATGCTTTAAAACTTTCTGGTATAGATCTCAATTTAAAATATAAAGAATCAGATCAAGCTATAGAAAATACTATTTTCTTTAGATGCTTATCAAAAAATTATATCAATTTTTTGAAAATATTGATTAATGTAGGCATTAATCATGCTATTGAGGACGAGGTAAGTCTTAATCCTATTCAAGCAGTTATAAATTATATAGACAATGATCAAGATGTTATATTACTATTAAATGAATTTATTAAGAATGGTGTAGATATAAATAGTACTAATTCAAAAGGCTTAACTGCTTTACATATATCAGTTGAATATGAAAGAATAAACATTATAGATTTCTTATTAGAAAATGGTGCAGAAATAGATATACAATGTAATAAAGGAAATACTCCATTAATGCATGGCATTGAAAAAAATGTTCAAGAAGAAATAATAAATAAATTAATAACTTGCAAATCAAATTTTGATATTCAAAATGTCAAAGGCAAAACCGCTTTAATGCTAGCAATCCAACAAAGCTATAAAAATGTAATTAAAATACTATTAGAAGCTAAATGTCAATACGATCTAAAAGATCATGAGGACAATACAATTTTACATTTAACAATTAATAAATGTGACATATTAAAATTATTATTAGAAAAGTTAAAATACTCTAATTGCATTAATAGTAAAAATAAAAGAGGCTTCACCCCATTACTGCACAATATTCATGATATTGAGTCGGTAAAGATATTATTGGCTTCAAATGTTGACCCTAATGCATGTAGTACGTTAGAGGGAGTTACTGCCTTACTTCTAGCAGCGAAATTAGGAGACATTAATTTAGTTAATTTATTATTAAAATATAAAGCAAATGTCAATCAACAAGATATTGAGGGTAATACTCCTTTAATGATAGCTATTATTAATAACCAAATTGAAACTGTTAAGATTTTACTAGACAATGGAGCTAACCCAAATATTAATGATAAAAACGGTCAAAACTGTCTGTATATAACCAATAATGAAGATATAATAAACTTAATTATAGAATCTGATAAAAGCTTAAATGATAAGCAAATTCAATTTATTAAAGCTATGAGATTTAATAATAAAGAGCAAGTTTTGAATTTAATCGAAGATGGAGTAGATATAAATACTCAAAATTCTTTTGGTGAAACTGTACTAATGTGGGCAGTTACAAACCATCATATAGATATAATTGAAATTCTGCTTAAACAGGAAAATATCAATTTAAATTTACAAAATGCTGTAGGAAATACCGCACTTATTATTGCTAGTAGGCTTAATAATTTAGACATTGTCAAGCTACTTTTAAACGCGAAAGCAGATCCTAATATTTTAAGTTCTTGCAATCTGTATGCTTTAAGTTATGCAATAGGTCATGATAACAACGAAATTGCAGAACTATTATTAAGGGCTAATGCAAATCCTAATCTAATAGCATTAGCAATATTTTATAATAGATTAGATATTATATATAAACTCATTGAATATAAAGCTAATGTAAATTTTGAGCATCCCTTAATCAGAGCAATTTTAAATTCAAGATCAGAAATTGTTGATATTTTATTGAACCACGGAGCTCTTATAAACTGTGTAGACCAAAATGGAAATACTCCACTTATTTTAGCAGTAGATACCGAAAATATAGAAATTGTAAAGCTTTTACTTAGACATGAAGTTAGTATAAATCATAAAAATAATGATGGTAATACTGCTTTACATATAGCAGCATTTAAAGGAAATATAGATATTATAAAGATTCTTTTAGAAAAAAATGCTGATTATCAAATAAAAAACAATAACAATCAAACTCCTTACCTTACTGCTATTCAAAATAATAAGATTAACTCAATGAAATTTTTACATGAACTTAGCTATGATAAAAGAAATTTAACTTATGCCATTCCTTTATCTATAAAACATAATTGTATTGATGCACTTAAAATATTAATAGAAAGCTTAAAAGGACATCAAAATTATACTCAAATTATAAATATGGCATTAAATATAGCAGTAAAAAATTTAAATGAAACTATTGTAGAATATTTAATAAGATGTGGTGCTAATTATAATATTAAATATGAAAATAATATGACCCCTCTTATTATTGCAGCTGCTTTAGGCTATAAGCCTTTAGTAGAATTACTTTTGAAGTTTGAAGATTTAGATATAAATGCACAAGATATTACAGGAAATACAGCTTTAATTTGGGCAATTACACATAAACATAAAGAAATTGCATACATTTTAATGGATCATCAAGCAGCAATTAATCTAAAAAACAAATTGGGAAAATCTGCTTTAGATTTAATAATAGATAATCAATGGAACTATTTTAAAAAATAG
- a CDS encoding ankyrin repeat domain-containing protein, producing the protein MIKPLKILYIIFVMICYLPLASMRTKITKVNSKTVDQTVPLSALPNELLLEVLRNKLRMIIKSNNCFNPLNNVERFFFKILNIDKRFRDLRNELKTKNVARNLAKEYFAPKIINEKMSVSLEQLNEELKHILERPYNYENEQEAARLIIAGANPNLFISYYNNILQEVELVPILTFISKTGQFLNLIDILIDYGADIEYKNKNGNNALMFAAWSNHDHIVKLLLKRGANINAINNYQYSALLGLFCSIDSTNMLNIFKMGKADFALKDPEGNYNVLMLAIFDNCKKSVEFIVSQNLVDIDEQDSKGFTALMYAAQSGYYNIVEMLIQYKANVNLKNKDGLTAKDLAFKEGYYNIVLLFRS; encoded by the coding sequence ATGATAAAACCCTTGAAAATTTTATATATAATATTTGTAATGATTTGTTATCTTCCACTTGCTTCAATGAGAACCAAAATTACAAAAGTTAATAGTAAGACAGTTGATCAAACTGTACCTCTATCAGCTCTTCCTAATGAGTTATTACTTGAAGTCTTGAGAAATAAATTAAGAATGATTATCAAAAGTAATAATTGTTTTAATCCGTTAAACAATGTAGAAAGATTCTTTTTTAAAATTTTAAATATTGATAAAAGATTTAGAGATTTGAGAAATGAATTAAAAACAAAAAATGTTGCAAGAAATTTAGCAAAGGAATACTTTGCTCCAAAAATAATCAACGAGAAAATGTCAGTCTCTCTAGAGCAACTGAATGAAGAGCTTAAACATATACTTGAGCGCCCATATAATTATGAGAATGAGCAAGAAGCAGCACGATTAATTATTGCAGGAGCTAATCCTAATTTATTTATTTCATACTATAATAATATTCTCCAAGAAGTAGAGCTTGTACCAATTTTAACTTTTATTAGTAAAACTGGTCAATTTTTAAATTTAATTGACATCTTAATAGATTATGGTGCAGATATTGAATATAAAAATAAAAATGGAAATAATGCTCTGATGTTTGCAGCTTGGTCAAATCATGATCATATAGTAAAACTTTTATTAAAAAGAGGAGCTAATATTAACGCAATAAATAATTATCAATACTCAGCATTACTAGGTCTTTTTTGTTCTATAGATTCAACTAATATGTTAAATATTTTTAAAATGGGTAAAGCAGACTTTGCTTTAAAAGATCCTGAAGGTAACTACAATGTGCTTATGCTTGCTATATTTGATAATTGCAAAAAATCTGTGGAGTTTATTGTTAGTCAGAACTTAGTTGATATTGATGAACAAGATTCTAAAGGGTTTACAGCCTTAATGTATGCTGCTCAATCAGGGTATTATAATATTGTTGAAATGTTAATCCAATACAAAGCCAATGTTAATCTAAAAAATAAAGATGGTTTAACTGCCAAAGATTTAGCATTTAAAGAGGGATATTATAATATAGTTTTATTATTTAGATCATAG
- a CDS encoding ankyrin repeat domain-containing protein, with protein sequence MMNKIFYLILSISFFNNILSGKDKVIPRNHTISIKSSLLKILNKEDLSNQDIQESINLIILGADVDSKDKNGNTLLMLSAYLGDLEAVKRLYKMQSDINIQNNTGQTALINAVISNNINVMHFLLNKNAKLELSDEHGYTALMYAIETENKELIRMILEKGADINCENKDKETPVIIAARNGNEYAVELLISFNCDINARNSEGLTALIWAAALGNIEIVNMLLNAGADHSIKDVEGNTAFKIATLNGHKNLIEFFKKLF encoded by the coding sequence ATGATGAATAAAATATTCTATTTAATATTATCTATTTCATTTTTCAATAATATTCTTTCCGGAAAAGATAAAGTTATTCCAAGAAATCATACTATTTCGATTAAATCTAGCTTGCTTAAAATATTAAATAAAGAAGATTTATCAAATCAAGATATTCAAGAAAGCATTAACTTGATTATTTTAGGGGCTGATGTTGATAGTAAAGATAAAAATGGCAATACGCTTTTGATGCTTTCTGCCTATCTGGGAGATTTAGAAGCAGTAAAAAGACTTTATAAAATGCAATCTGATATTAATATACAGAATAATACTGGCCAAACGGCTTTGATTAATGCTGTTATAAGTAATAATATTAATGTAATGCATTTCTTACTCAATAAAAATGCTAAATTAGAATTATCAGATGAGCATGGATATACAGCTTTAATGTATGCAATAGAAACAGAAAATAAAGAGCTTATAAGAATGATATTGGAAAAAGGAGCTGATATTAATTGTGAGAATAAAGACAAAGAAACTCCTGTAATTATAGCTGCTCGAAATGGTAATGAATATGCTGTAGAGCTGCTAATTTCGTTTAACTGTGATATAAATGCTAGAAATAGCGAAGGTCTTACAGCTTTAATATGGGCTGCAGCGTTAGGCAATATAGAAATAGTTAATATGCTTTTAAATGCAGGTGCCGATCATAGTATTAAAGATGTTGAAGGAAATACAGCTTTTAAAATAGCAACTTTAAATGGCCATAAGAATCTCATAGAATTTTTTAAAAAACTTTTTTAA
- a CDS encoding ankyrin repeat domain-containing protein — translation MNLKIRNLFYFTLCLINIINTNTILSMANFKRIARIFKKNTTQRVSFDNTLLGILPDELILLIFQKGLISVLNSCSTNISQKEILVEVNQYILLWRLFDKNFSNYKEDVIKMANKYIKDFILKNKLLEILESDIEKDFKDKEEEIIELIKKGACVNQRDKYGNTPLIVLAMRGSEKSVKYLIENKADINDKDILGQTVLMWSISRNFQEVVSLLISYNVDINTQDIDGNTPLMVATYSGYMDIIKLLFKNKVNINHKNKHKESALIIAISENKEDIARILIEHQDIEINIQDIEGNTPLIMAVLVGNINIAKRLLEINALVNLKNFKNQTALTIACQRGHANLVNLLLEYNADINAQDEQGYNALMIAIILKFNDIAKQLILSRANLSLEDNDGNTARDLASIYENNEIVELIDARIKSCFCLLY, via the coding sequence ATGAACTTAAAAATTAGAAATCTATTTTATTTTACTTTATGTTTGATTAATATAATTAATACAAATACTATATTGAGTATGGCTAATTTTAAAAGGATAGCTAGGATTTTTAAAAAAAATACTACTCAAAGGGTTTCCTTTGATAATACTTTATTAGGCATATTACCGGATGAACTTATTCTATTAATTTTTCAAAAGGGATTGATTTCAGTTCTGAATTCCTGTTCAACAAATATTTCACAAAAAGAAATTCTTGTTGAGGTAAATCAATATATTTTACTATGGCGATTATTTGATAAGAATTTTTCTAATTATAAAGAAGATGTCATTAAAATGGCAAATAAATATATAAAAGATTTTATACTCAAAAATAAATTGCTAGAAATTCTTGAAAGTGATATTGAAAAAGATTTTAAGGATAAAGAAGAAGAAATTATTGAATTAATAAAAAAAGGAGCATGTGTAAATCAAAGAGATAAATATGGCAATACTCCATTAATAGTTTTGGCAATGAGGGGAAGTGAAAAATCTGTGAAATATCTTATAGAAAATAAAGCTGATATTAACGATAAAGACATTCTGGGCCAAACAGTTCTAATGTGGTCAATATCAAGAAATTTTCAAGAGGTTGTAAGTTTACTCATTTCTTATAATGTTGATATTAATACTCAAGATATTGATGGCAATACTCCTTTAATGGTTGCTACTTACTCTGGTTATATGGATATAATTAAGTTACTTTTTAAAAACAAAGTAAATATTAATCATAAAAATAAACATAAAGAAAGCGCATTAATAATAGCAATATCTGAAAATAAAGAGGACATTGCGCGCATTCTTATTGAACATCAAGATATAGAAATAAATATTCAAGATATTGAAGGTAATACACCATTAATAATGGCTGTCCTAGTTGGCAATATAAATATAGCCAAGCGTCTTCTTGAAATTAATGCTCTAGTAAACTTAAAAAATTTCAAGAACCAAACTGCTTTAACGATTGCCTGTCAAAGAGGGCATGCAAATTTAGTGAATCTATTACTTGAGTATAATGCTGATATTAATGCTCAAGATGAGCAAGGTTATAATGCTCTAATGATTGCTATTATCTTGAAGTTTAATGATATTGCCAAGCAACTGATATTATCAAGAGCAAATTTGTCTCTTGAAGATAATGATGGTAATACTGCAAGAGATTTGGCCTCTATTTATGAAAATAATGAGATAGTAGAATTAATAGATGCAAGAATAAAATCTTGTTTTTGTCTACTTTATTGA
- a CDS encoding ankyrin repeat domain-containing protein, translated as MKNKLKLLSYLILMNLSQNILSINKDVKTNLSKSANNIINIDTIKENMKNIIRKNIINNDFLHPLKSIDEYINSLLLTNKELYLSKSNLISKAKLIAKELLKASSLHWPEKKLTKEQLNQLLKNILEGHYTHQNEIKAAKLIILGANPNMTVHYSGPFSKKYIENLPILIMITKSGEFKNLLDLLMLYGANPNITNKYGITSLMMAAYQGKEDLVNKLLNYKANINAQSRSKRTALMWAAENDSNSDIVKLLLDKGAKITIKNKKNHTARDIARRLGNEQIVKLIDSKTEELNKKRINTSS; from the coding sequence ATGAAAAATAAATTAAAATTACTTAGTTATCTCATTTTAATGAATTTATCTCAAAATATATTAAGCATAAATAAAGATGTAAAAACTAATTTATCAAAGTCAGCTAATAATATTATAAATATTGACACTATAAAAGAAAATATGAAAAATATTATTAGAAAAAATATTATCAATAATGATTTCTTACATCCTTTAAAATCAATAGATGAATATATAAATTCATTATTATTAACAAACAAAGAACTTTATTTATCTAAATCTAATCTAATTTCAAAAGCAAAATTAATAGCAAAAGAGCTATTAAAAGCTTCTTCTTTACATTGGCCGGAAAAAAAGTTAACTAAAGAGCAACTTAATCAGTTACTTAAAAATATTTTAGAGGGTCATTATACTCACCAAAATGAGATTAAGGCAGCAAAATTAATAATATTGGGAGCCAATCCCAATATGACAGTTCATTATAGCGGTCCTTTTAGCAAAAAGTATATTGAGAATCTTCCAATATTAATTATGATTACCAAATCTGGAGAATTTAAGAATCTATTAGATTTATTAATGCTTTATGGAGCTAATCCAAATATAACAAATAAGTATGGAATTACTTCACTGATGATGGCTGCCTATCAAGGCAAAGAAGATCTGGTTAATAAATTGTTGAATTATAAGGCAAATATTAATGCGCAAAGTAGAAGCAAAAGAACGGCTCTAATGTGGGCTGCTGAAAATGATTCAAATAGTGATATTGTAAAACTTCTTCTTGATAAAGGGGCAAAGATTACCATCAAAAATAAAAAAAATCATACAGCGCGAGATATTGCTAGAAGATTAGGCAATGAGCAAATAGTAAAATTGATAGACTCAAAAACAGAAGAACTAAATAAGAAGAGGATAAATACCTCTTCTTAA
- a CDS encoding RNA recognition motif domain-containing protein — protein sequence MKKSKVICKTFYNKRNAVNIYVANIAHTVTEEMLRTAFEEFGNVKSVRIIKDRLSGEPRGFAFVEMPDTQEAQAAISNMNERKIEGKQLRVNEARERDESAPRPSRFSRDGGNRNGFGNNSGPRRRF from the coding sequence TTGAAAAAAAGCAAAGTTATATGTAAAACTTTCTACAATAAAAGGAACGCCGTTAATATTTACGTAGCAAATATTGCTCACACAGTCACAGAAGAAATGCTAAGAACTGCATTTGAAGAATTTGGTAATGTTAAATCTGTAAGAATTATAAAAGATAGACTCTCAGGCGAACCTAGAGGATTTGCGTTTGTAGAAATGCCGGATACTCAAGAAGCCCAAGCAGCTATCTCTAATATGAATGAAAGAAAGATAGAAGGCAAACAATTGCGTGTTAATGAAGCTCGTGAAAGAGACGAATCTGCTCCAAGACCATCTAGATTTTCAAGAGATGGCGGAAACAGAAATGGCTTCGGCAACAATAGTGGCCCAAGAAGAAGATTTTAA